ATGTCACCTAGCAGGATATGGGAAACAAAAGATTCAGGTGAGGATGGAAGTGTACCAGGGCAGAAGTACCTGTCAGGCAGTTTCTCGAAGGGAGTCCTTTCATTGTAAATATACCTACAATCACCAGAGTTATACCAATTTACAGTCTATTCATCTATTAAATTTTGCAAAGAACAGAATTAAATCACGAAACAGCCAACAACTCATCAAAGAAAATAAGCACTCGCAATCGCGACAAATATAGGCTTGCTTGGAGGCAACAGGCATGGAGAATCTTGGAGCTGAAGATGCAAGAGGTTGCTGATGTTGATTAGAAGCAAGTAAGAGGTGGAGCGAAGGAGAAAAGAAGGACGATTTCAGAGAAAAACGATCGGATGGTGCCCTGAGTCCAGCATTACTGCGAATCGGAGATAAAAGAGAAGGCAATGATGTGGGCTTTGCAGCCTGAGTCGTAATGGGTATATGCGGGGACATTTTCTCTGGCACTCTTTTCTTTTATTAGGAGTCTTGTTTTTAGAAATTATCATGGGGGTATTTGGTTTACCTGTTAGTTGTAACTGATAGTTGATAGGCATCTAAACAAGTAAATTGTGATATttgataagttaaaaaaaatagagctgataactaatgggcaactgatatgataccttttatatttttttatatttaaaaacttaaaattaattataaatttttttattaataataataattattttattattttatctatatttttaaaattatttaattatcttaaaaaaataattattttcttattttaataataaaataaattatataatgtaaaagattaataattacatatttaatttaataataaaataaataatataatataataaatttataattttatatttatttaaataataaaataaattatatgatatatacccttatcagtcatttcacatattaacagtaacagttaaatataattttatcaaacacttaatataaaatagCTATCATCAGCTATCGATTATCATCATTATCATTAACAAGAATAATTTATCACCATCAattatcagttgtattcaacaaCTAATCCAAATAGGTCCTAAATATATTCAATACACGTGAAACACACTCTTACatattataaagaaaatttattttatcttttaaagaaaaaatattattttttaatatttaataattagccCTTCTCAAACAGCATTGAGAGAAGAAGGAATGGGGAGAAGGAATAGAGGTAAATTAGCAATGTGTTATTGGCTGTTTGAAGAACGGATGGAAGCCTAGCTTTCGTGTCTCCCACCCAACTGCATCCTGTCTTCCTCCcacaatttttttatatattttttctgaaaattttatatataaatttattaaatatatgaatgttatataattatatattaattttataataaattaaatttaaataaaaattatttttttataatacacACATTGGTCTACTGAGATTATCAATTCAAACGTACAAAAATAAAacttttctatttatttatttttaattttattaattaattatgaagtgaattttaatattattaccaATTTAATACAATAGAAAAATAGTTTTACTGTGAAGTTTAGTTAATTatacaaattaatttttatatttttaaaaatttcattattatattttaaaattttattttattaataatttagtcattttctattaattaaaagaaaaaaaattcaaacacaaatttaaagttaaatatcaaaattatattttatttatattttttttccctCTCTATCTCTCCTTCCTTATCATCTATTTGACTTTTTTTCTCCTAACAAAATCAATAACCAAaactcataaatccaaaaatttcacaataaaaaaaaaaatctaaaaatacatatcaataaatttaaatctcaatatcaaaaacaaaatgcaatatgaaaatttttctaaatctCATCTTACAGAATGCATTATTACGAAGAaggaaattataaaataataatattaatgtgaaaacttttttttttttaatgcaccATTGCATTAGAGCCCATAAGGCAAGATTACAAATTAAGTTTATAACAACTGAAGAGGAAAAAGAGGCCCACTGTGCTAAACAACAACCAGACCGCCAAAAGAATTAACCCAAACCCATACAGACTTACCCACAAATCAAAATCACAATCAAAATAACCCGCACACTGAATTAATCCAACCTAGAAAGGTTTCTAGAAAGGAAACAGAGACCTCTTCGCTGTTCATGGTTGCCACCATCCAAAGCCATCAGGAAACAAGATCATCATACAGATCACAGATTCCCTTATCCACCCAGCACCTTGGCTAAACAAGGGGACCTCCAACTTCCTCAACAGACAATATGATCGGCTCGACATTGATGAATGACCTTCCCAACCATGGTGTAGAAGCAAATCCCGAAGTTATGAGAACAACCAAAGCAATAGAAGCCCACCCACTGCATAAAGCCAACCCAGCAAAGAAGAGAGATGAAAAATACGTTACCACAAAACTGAAAAAGTCCTCCAAGATTCCATCCATCAGCCCTTCTCTAACCAAAAACCAAACTCAGCACACAGGATGAAACTATTGGGCCTATCTTTGAAGATCAACCCACATGC
Above is a genomic segment from Hevea brasiliensis isolate MT/VB/25A 57/8 chromosome 17, ASM3005281v1, whole genome shotgun sequence containing:
- the LOC110635207 gene encoding uncharacterized protein LOC110635207 isoform X2 is translated as MSPHIPITTQAAKPTSLPSLLSPIRSNAGLRAPSDRFSLKSSFFSPSLHLLLASNQHQQPLASSAPRFSMPVASKQAYICRDCEYIYNERTPFEKLPDRYFCPVCGAPKRRFRPYAPSVTKNANETDVRKARKAQIQRDEAIG
- the LOC110635207 gene encoding uncharacterized protein LOC110635207 isoform X1; the protein is MSPHIPITTQAAKPTSLPSLLSPIRSNAGLRAPSDRFSLKSSFFSPSLHLLLASNQHQQPLASSAPRFSMPVASKQAYICRDCECLFSLMSIFTMKGLPSRNCLTVCGAPKRRFRPYAPSVTKNANETDVRKARKAQIQRDEAIG